One genomic segment of Laspinema palackyanum D2c includes these proteins:
- a CDS encoding metallophosphoesterase family protein, whose product MRLIHTADWHLGRRLKGIDRTREIAGVLQQILAYAIEWEVDAVLIAGDIFDAPNPPAYAERVAYEFFCGLQSAGIPAVAIAGNHDSATRIDGLATLLSLAGIRALGKPRRGDDGGVITLETKSGPLCVGAMPFASERTMLNAHALWTQDEVVQRQSYREIVADLFADLTQGFRGDRVNVLMGHLAMDGARLAHSEVAYYTQDTYALGEQILPPEAQYIALGHIHIHQQIKASCPTYYSGSLIQIDFGEAEQEKGFCLITVEPGSPAEVEFIPVVCQKPLKVLWCQGDTLNDTLESYQYHPGFLKVMVRLDSPQLGLADRVRQICPQALQIQPLYPEATVNSGQRIRDSNSFDPVEEFGHYYRERLETTPDPVVVQEFQNLYHKLKEKNPV is encoded by the coding sequence ATGCGACTAATCCACACGGCAGATTGGCATTTGGGACGACGTTTAAAAGGGATAGACCGAACAAGAGAAATTGCTGGAGTGTTACAGCAAATCCTCGCTTATGCCATTGAATGGGAGGTGGATGCGGTCCTGATTGCCGGGGATATTTTTGATGCGCCGAATCCCCCCGCTTATGCGGAACGGGTGGCATACGAGTTTTTTTGTGGATTACAATCTGCCGGAATTCCCGCAGTGGCGATCGCCGGAAATCATGACTCAGCAACTCGCATTGATGGACTGGCGACGTTACTCTCTTTAGCAGGAATTCGGGCATTAGGAAAACCGCGCCGAGGGGATGACGGTGGAGTGATTACCTTAGAGACCAAAAGCGGTCCATTGTGTGTCGGGGCGATGCCATTTGCGTCAGAACGGACGATGTTAAATGCTCACGCCCTTTGGACTCAAGATGAAGTGGTCCAACGGCAAAGTTATCGGGAAATTGTGGCCGATTTATTTGCGGATTTGACCCAGGGATTTCGAGGCGATCGGGTGAATGTGCTGATGGGGCATTTAGCAATGGATGGGGCGCGGTTGGCTCACTCAGAAGTTGCCTATTACACCCAGGATACTTATGCCTTGGGTGAGCAAATTTTACCCCCTGAAGCCCAATATATTGCCCTGGGACATATTCATATTCATCAACAAATCAAAGCCAGTTGTCCAACCTATTATTCCGGTTCTTTGATTCAAATTGATTTCGGTGAAGCGGAACAAGAGAAGGGATTTTGTTTAATTACCGTGGAACCGGGAAGTCCAGCAGAAGTAGAATTTATTCCCGTTGTCTGTCAGAAGCCTTTAAAGGTGCTTTGGTGTCAGGGGGATACCTTGAATGATACCTTGGAATCCTATCAGTATCATCCGGGATTTCTCAAGGTGATGGTTAGATTAGACAGTCCTCAGTTAGGACTCGCCGATCGCGTCCGGCAAATTTGTCCCCAAGCATTACAAATTCAACCGCTTTATCCCGAGGCAACGGTTAATTCTGGGCAGCGGATTCGGGACAGTAATTCATTTGACCCGGTAGAGGAATTTGGTCACTATTATCGGGAACGGTTGGAAACCACGCCGGATCCGGTGGTGGTTCAGGAATTCCAGAATTTATATCATAAATTGAAGGAGAAAAACCCGGTTTAA
- a CDS encoding SbcC/MukB-like Walker B domain-containing protein, translating to MRPLELSLEGFTSFRREQTLDFSELDLFAITGATGAGKSSLLDAMTYALYGTTSRTSQAGELVSQGATTLKVQLRFSVSLGEYRITRTWRYRPSTPVTQVLLERVQADGSWETLETKERESKKAITEILGMDFDTFTRVILLPQGQFDEFLKGNTGKRREILRQLAGFEIFERMRKETNDLARLLKQELATIERQIADLDVPDAIAIQGQRSQLASLETEIPVLNQGVLTAQTLLEAEERLFEQLERLTKFQRQFAELNQKQPEITALSERLARSQVADRLQGDWALVQEARTQDKSATNQAQKAATNLTQAETQFQAEQQKLAEVRAEAAALAPQIAAREEALAQAKAYEEQRQQLEREVAIATTQSQQKQQQQQAAQQELSQGEAQVKAATVQVSLTTDALQQHQPAGDRLERLTTIAPLLVEWTLGEKQRKQQAKALDQVSRDRATGDHTYQAALTHLQQAQQAIGQITQEIAAGETANAESTKSNHAAALRLSLEAGETCPVCGGIHPDSEAELPPLPAIAWVDLTALQTQAATATQALQTAQLNATKAESALENLTQKQREIQEQFATLTQQQQGLTQQIAAVLQQSESEELDAIALQQERQALERRDRAYREAAAAYQQALTRLETAQQARDFCDRTYQTALTDAQSATEELTRRQQNLQDVREKLAAMTEGLSYQVLAQTLAEQKQTLSNRISAAETAHQTAENRVIQARETAHQTQVAAESAQAKHQQYQTRWQQQLQAANLTEPTFLTALASPEEQAKWQQKITHHRETTIELSTRIADLQTEIGDRTTDARQLQQRQQVKQTAEKQLKTAQDKRVELSTWIQSAEQKQAQSEKLLTEQQTVSKNYDVYHILAQNLKTNEFQSYILEHLESELVARATLLLKELTESRYALQMQEGEYWVEDNWNGGELRRVRTLSGGETFATSLSMAIALSEKLSMGAELGSLFLDEGFGTLDSETLESVTQILESLRQQNRTIGVITHVKSLGERLPTQVKVFKSPQGSRLEVEVL from the coding sequence ATGCGACCTCTTGAACTGTCTTTAGAAGGATTTACCAGTTTTCGCCGGGAACAAACTTTAGACTTCTCGGAACTGGATTTGTTTGCCATTACTGGGGCAACTGGGGCGGGAAAATCTTCCTTGCTGGATGCCATGACTTATGCCCTTTATGGGACAACTTCCCGGACCTCTCAAGCAGGGGAATTAGTCAGCCAAGGGGCAACCACTTTAAAGGTGCAATTGCGCTTTTCCGTGAGTTTAGGAGAATACCGAATTACCCGAACTTGGCGATATCGTCCCAGTACCCCCGTGACGCAAGTCTTATTAGAAAGAGTACAGGCAGATGGCAGTTGGGAAACCCTGGAAACGAAGGAACGGGAAAGCAAAAAGGCCATTACCGAAATTCTAGGCATGGATTTCGATACCTTTACCCGGGTTATTTTGTTACCCCAAGGACAATTTGATGAGTTTTTAAAAGGAAATACCGGGAAGCGTCGGGAAATTTTGCGGCAATTGGCGGGGTTTGAAATTTTTGAGCGGATGCGGAAGGAAACGAATGATTTAGCCCGATTATTAAAGCAGGAATTGGCAACCATTGAGCGACAAATTGCGGATTTGGACGTGCCGGATGCGATCGCCATTCAAGGACAGCGATCGCAATTAGCCAGCTTAGAAACTGAAATTCCGGTCCTGAATCAAGGGGTGTTAACCGCCCAAACCTTGTTAGAGGCGGAAGAACGGTTATTTGAGCAGTTGGAACGTCTCACGAAGTTTCAGCGCCAATTTGCCGAACTGAACCAGAAACAACCGGAAATCACCGCCCTGAGTGAACGCTTGGCCCGGTCCCAAGTGGCCGATCGCCTCCAAGGGGATTGGGCATTGGTTCAGGAGGCTCGCACTCAAGATAAATCAGCCACCAATCAGGCTCAAAAAGCCGCCACTAACTTAACCCAAGCGGAAACCCAATTCCAGGCAGAACAACAAAAACTAGCAGAAGTGAGGGCAGAAGCAGCCGCCCTCGCCCCGCAAATTGCCGCCCGGGAGGAAGCCTTAGCCCAAGCGAAAGCCTACGAGGAACAGCGGCAACAGTTGGAACGTGAGGTGGCGATCGCCACTACCCAATCCCAGCAAAAACAGCAACAGCAACAAGCGGCACAGCAGGAACTCAGCCAAGGGGAAGCGCAAGTCAAAGCAGCAACGGTGCAGGTTTCCCTCACAACCGATGCACTGCAACAACACCAGCCCGCAGGGGACCGTTTAGAACGTCTCACAACCATTGCCCCGTTATTGGTGGAATGGACCCTGGGGGAAAAGCAACGGAAACAGCAAGCCAAAGCCCTGGATCAAGTGAGTCGGGACCGGGCAACAGGCGATCACACCTATCAAGCCGCCCTGACGCACTTACAACAGGCACAACAGGCGATCGGGCAAATCACCCAGGAGATTGCTGCCGGAGAAACTGCCAACGCCGAATCCACGAAATCCAACCATGCTGCCGCCTTACGCCTATCCCTGGAGGCGGGAGAAACCTGCCCCGTCTGTGGCGGCATCCATCCCGACTCGGAAGCCGAATTACCCCCCTTACCGGCGATCGCCTGGGTGGATCTGACTGCCTTACAAACCCAAGCAGCAACAGCAACACAAGCCTTGCAAACTGCCCAACTGAATGCCACCAAAGCCGAATCTGCCCTAGAAAATCTCACCCAGAAACAGCGAGAAATCCAGGAACAATTCGCCACCCTCACTCAGCAGCAACAGGGGTTAACCCAACAGATTGCCGCAGTCTTACAACAGAGTGAGAGTGAGGAACTGGATGCAATCGCCCTCCAGCAGGAACGACAAGCCCTAGAAAGGCGCGATCGGGCTTACCGAGAAGCAGCAGCAGCCTATCAACAAGCCCTCACCCGCCTGGAAACCGCCCAACAAGCCCGAGATTTTTGCGATCGCACCTATCAAACCGCCCTCACCGACGCCCAATCTGCCACCGAGGAACTCACCCGACGACAGCAAAACCTCCAAGACGTGCGAGAAAAACTGGCAGCCATGACGGAGGGATTATCCTATCAAGTTCTCGCCCAAACCTTAGCCGAACAAAAACAAACCCTCAGCAACCGCATTTCCGCCGCTGAAACCGCCCATCAAACCGCCGAAAATCGTGTTATTCAAGCCCGAGAAACCGCCCACCAAACACAGGTAGCTGCTGAATCTGCCCAAGCCAAACATCAGCAATATCAGACTCGGTGGCAGCAGCAATTACAAGCAGCTAATTTAACCGAACCCACCTTTCTCACCGCCCTTGCCTCCCCAGAGGAACAGGCGAAATGGCAACAGAAAATCACCCATCATCGCGAAACCACCATTGAACTATCCACTCGCATCGCTGACTTACAAACCGAGATAGGCGATCGCACCACCGATGCCCGCCAGTTGCAACAGCGACAACAAGTCAAACAAACCGCCGAAAAACAGTTAAAAACCGCCCAAGATAAACGAGTGGAATTATCCACCTGGATACAATCGGCGGAACAGAAACAAGCGCAGTCCGAAAAACTCCTAACGGAACAACAAACCGTCAGCAAAAACTACGATGTCTACCATATTTTAGCCCAAAACCTCAAAACCAACGAATTTCAATCCTATATTTTAGAACATTTAGAATCAGAATTAGTCGCCCGGGCAACCTTACTGTTAAAAGAACTCACCGAATCCCGCTATGCCTTGCAAATGCAAGAAGGAGAATATTGGGTGGAAGATAATTGGAATGGCGGCGAACTGCGACGAGTCCGAACCCTCTCCGGGGGAGAAACCTTTGCCACATCTCTTTCAATGGCGATCGCCCTCTCAGAAAAACTCTCAATGGGGGCAGAATTAGGCAGTTTGTTCCTCGATGAAGGATTCGGAACCTTAGATTCAGAAACCCTAGAAAGTGTCACCCAAATCCTCGAATCCCTCCGCCAACAAAACCGCACCATCGGCGTGATTACTCATGTCAAATCGTTAGGAGAACGCCTCCCCACCCAAGTCAAAGTCTTCAAATCTCCCCAAGGGTCTCGCTTGGAAGTGGAGGTGTTGTAA
- a CDS encoding type II toxin-antitoxin system PemK/MazF family toxin, with product MMTYNFGEVVLVPFPFTDLFNKKKRPAVIISSNSYNAQYPDIIIMAITSQLKTSTQLGEVMITSWQNAGLLKPSMIKPVVATVEKGLILRKLGQLQSADSHELQEALKVIFS from the coding sequence ATGATGACCTATAATTTTGGAGAGGTTGTTCTTGTTCCATTTCCTTTTACGGATTTATTCAACAAGAAAAAGCGTCCGGCAGTCATCATTAGTTCAAATTCTTACAACGCCCAATATCCTGACATTATTATCATGGCTATCACCAGCCAATTGAAGACTTCAACCCAATTAGGTGAAGTGATGATTACATCATGGCAAAACGCCGGTTTGCTCAAACCTTCTATGATTAAGCCAGTCGTAGCCACGGTTGAAAAGGGACTAATTTTAAGAAAGCTTGGCCAACTTCAATCGGCTGATTCTCACGAACTCCAGGAGGCATTAAAAGTTATTTTTAGTTGA
- a CDS encoding toxin-antitoxin system, antitoxin component, Xre family protein, with protein sequence MPQINSSPNFEQSLLEKIRRLSPEGMIEVEDFVDFLLERRDASRLTLAATTLSENAFATVWDNSEDEVYDDL encoded by the coding sequence ATGCCTCAAATAAATTCTTCCCCTAATTTTGAACAGTCTCTCCTTGAAAAAATCCGCCGACTCTCTCCTGAAGGCATGATAGAGGTGGAAGATTTTGTTGATTTTTTGTTGGAACGCCGGGATGCCTCTCGCCTAACTCTTGCAGCAACGACCTTATCGGAAAATGCTTTTGCTACAGTTTGGGATAATTCGGAAGATGAGGTTTATGATGACCTATAA
- a CDS encoding threo-3-hydroxy-L-aspartate ammonia-lyase, which yields MSDLSVNYSLIETAASHLGGVAHKTPVMTSRTVDEMTGNQVFFKCENFQRTGSFKFRGAYNALVQLSPAQKQQGVLAYSSGNHAQAIALASQLLGISATIIMPEDAPEVKQQATRGYGVEVILYNKHEISREELAATLSRDRALTVIPPYDCAEVIAGQGTTAKELIEEVGELDAILVCCGGGGLLSGCAIAAKTLSPGCRVIGVEPANADDAARSFHSKQLHRVHNPDTIADGARTPSLGELTFPLVLHYVDDLVTVSESAILRTMFFLWERMKIVVEPTGALAAAALLEGIVSLGDNRRVGLIISGGNVDVRGISRL from the coding sequence ATGAGTGATTTATCGGTCAATTATAGCCTGATTGAAACTGCGGCGAGTCACTTGGGCGGGGTAGCCCATAAAACCCCGGTGATGACTTCACGAACTGTGGATGAAATGACCGGAAATCAAGTGTTTTTTAAGTGTGAAAACTTTCAACGCACGGGGTCTTTTAAATTTCGGGGCGCATACAATGCGTTGGTGCAGTTATCTCCGGCGCAAAAGCAGCAAGGGGTACTGGCTTATTCTTCGGGAAATCATGCCCAGGCGATCGCATTAGCATCGCAATTATTGGGGATTTCGGCCACAATTATTATGCCAGAAGATGCGCCGGAAGTCAAGCAACAGGCGACGCGGGGATATGGGGTGGAGGTGATTTTATATAACAAACATGAGATTTCCCGAGAGGAGTTGGCGGCAACTCTGTCTCGCGATCGCGCCTTGACGGTGATTCCCCCCTACGACTGCGCGGAAGTGATTGCGGGACAGGGAACGACGGCGAAAGAGTTGATAGAAGAAGTGGGAGAATTAGACGCAATTTTGGTCTGTTGTGGCGGGGGGGGATTGCTTTCCGGTTGTGCGATCGCTGCTAAAACTCTCTCTCCTGGATGTCGGGTGATTGGGGTTGAACCTGCCAATGCCGATGATGCGGCGCGATCGTTTCATAGTAAACAATTGCATCGCGTTCATAACCCGGATACGATTGCTGATGGTGCTCGTACTCCTTCTCTGGGGGAGTTAACGTTTCCTTTGGTTTTACATTATGTGGATGACTTGGTAACTGTCTCAGAATCGGCTATTTTGCGGACGATGTTTTTCTTGTGGGAACGGATGAAAATTGTAGTAGAACCTACGGGTGCATTAGCAGCAGCCGCGTTATTAGAAGGCATTGTTTCTCTGGGCGATAATCGACGGGTTGGGCTGATTATTTCTGGGGGGAATGTGGATGTTAGGGGGATTTCACGATTATGA
- a CDS encoding acyl-CoA thioesterase has translation MEKFVTDIRVRHYEMDALGHVNNASYQHYLEDVGIQHSEYLGFSINRYRELGGYFIMRRVTIDYLRPAVAGDILAITTWLEKLRGTRVTRHYEIRKKGESDLVVTAEVLWVWVDAVTMRPKAIPQEFVIAYQQYQQVGIESNEEKL, from the coding sequence ATGGAAAAATTTGTCACAGATATTCGGGTGCGGCATTATGAAATGGATGCTTTGGGTCATGTCAATAATGCCAGTTACCAACATTATTTAGAAGATGTAGGAATTCAACATTCAGAATATCTGGGTTTTTCCATCAACCGCTATCGAGAATTGGGCGGGTATTTTATCATGCGGCGAGTTACGATTGATTATTTACGTCCAGCGGTTGCCGGAGATATTTTAGCCATTACCACTTGGTTAGAAAAGTTGCGCGGGACTCGGGTCACTCGCCATTATGAAATTCGCAAGAAAGGCGAATCGGATTTAGTGGTAACTGCGGAAGTGCTGTGGGTTTGGGTGGATGCGGTAACGATGCGACCCAAAGCAATTCCCCAGGAATTTGTAATTGCTTATCAGCAATATCAACAAGTGGGAATTGAATCCAATGAGGAGAAACTATGA